The Streptococcus pantholopis genome has a segment encoding these proteins:
- a CDS encoding TrmH family RNA methyltransferase, with amino-acid sequence MTIITSKANNLIKKTKKLLQKKYRSHSYLIEGWHLFAEAEKTGAVFLNIFVVSEQAEKVRHLKQVKLVTEDVLKTLSESPAPQGIVAEVAMPPVPKLSEIAAGRFLLLEDIQDPGNLGTMVRTAAAADFSAVFISEKSADIYNQKTLRAMQGSHFYLPVYRTNLLETCLLLQKQSVPLLATSLKQGAVDYRKLFKTEHFALIMGNEGQGISDELTQRADQLVHIPMPGQTESLNVAVAAGIVIFSLI; translated from the coding sequence ATGACTATTATAACCTCAAAAGCAAATAATCTCATTAAAAAGACAAAAAAACTGCTGCAAAAAAAGTATCGCAGCCATTCTTATTTGATAGAAGGCTGGCATCTTTTTGCTGAGGCAGAAAAAACAGGGGCTGTTTTTCTCAACATTTTTGTTGTCAGCGAACAGGCTGAGAAAGTGCGTCACCTCAAACAGGTTAAGTTGGTAACTGAAGATGTCTTAAAGACCTTATCGGAGTCCCCGGCTCCGCAAGGAATTGTAGCAGAAGTCGCTATGCCGCCTGTTCCAAAACTCTCTGAGATAGCCGCAGGGCGCTTCCTGCTGCTGGAAGATATACAGGATCCCGGCAATCTTGGGACCATGGTTCGGACAGCAGCTGCTGCAGACTTTTCAGCTGTTTTTATCTCTGAAAAATCAGCTGATATCTATAATCAAAAAACACTGAGAGCCATGCAGGGGAGCCATTTTTATTTGCCGGTTTACCGGACAAATCTATTGGAGACTTGTCTTTTGCTGCAAAAACAGTCTGTTCCTCTGCTTGCGACCAGTCTGAAGCAGGGAGCTGTTGATTACAGGAAGCTCTTTAAAACGGAACATTTTGCTCTCATAATGGGCAATGAAGGTCAGGGGATTTCCGATGAGTTGACACAAAGAGCCGATCAATTGGTCCATATTCCCATGCCCGGACAAACAGAAAGTTTAAATGTTGCTGTTGCTGCCGGTATTGTTATTTTCAGCTTAATTTAA
- a CDS encoding HD domain-containing protein, whose product MRNYERDQEFMNHVGHLIRHPRFQRLDGITQHQHSTRLEHSINVSYTSFRIARKLGWDKKSTARGALLHDFFYYDWRVTKFNKSHAWVHPRIAVRNARKLTQLSKKEEDIILKHMWGATVAPPRYKEGYIVTMVDKYWAVKEAAMPLRRVWQKRRRFSRKFLGSHNH is encoded by the coding sequence ATGAGGAATTATGAGCGGGACCAAGAGTTTATGAACCACGTTGGTCATCTTATCAGACATCCGCGTTTTCAAAGACTTGACGGCATTACTCAGCACCAGCATTCAACTCGGCTTGAACATTCCATTAATGTCAGTTATACCAGTTTTCGCATTGCCAGAAAATTGGGGTGGGATAAAAAAAGTACAGCCAGAGGAGCTCTTTTGCATGACTTTTTTTATTACGACTGGCGGGTTACTAAATTTAATAAAAGCCATGCCTGGGTTCATCCGCGTATTGCTGTGAGAAATGCCCGAAAACTGACACAGCTCAGTAAAAAAGAAGAGGATATTATCCTCAAGCATATGTGGGGAGCGACTGTTGCTCCGCCGCGCTATAAAGAAGGCTACATTGTGACTATGGTTGACAAGTATTGGGCGGTAAAAGAGGCTGCTATGCCTTTGCGGAGGGTTTGGCAGAAACGCCGCCGCTTCAGTCGAAAATTTTTAGGCAGTCACAATCATTAG
- a CDS encoding Bax inhibitor-1/YccA family protein produces MNDSMIYTQTDTGLNRFFAKIYSLVGMGIGLSALISALMLYVFTDNMIAIMINYPWVYYGAIFAELILVLVASNAARKNTPAALPLFLTYSALNGFTLSFIIVAYTQTTVLQAFLSSATIFFVMALIGVTTKRDLSGMAKALLAGLIGIIAASLINLFIGSGMMSYIISIVSVLIFSGLIAYDNQRIKHVYQATGGNVGDGWAVSMALSLYLDFINLFLNLLRLFGNRR; encoded by the coding sequence ATGAATGACAGTATGATTTATACACAGACAGATACAGGACTGAATAGATTTTTCGCTAAAATCTACAGTTTAGTCGGTATGGGAATCGGCTTGTCCGCCCTTATTTCTGCTTTGATGCTCTATGTTTTTACCGACAATATGATCGCTATCATGATTAATTACCCTTGGGTATATTACGGAGCTATCTTTGCAGAGTTAATTTTGGTTCTGGTGGCCAGCAATGCTGCCAGAAAAAATACACCGGCTGCTCTTCCGCTCTTTTTAACTTACTCGGCCTTAAACGGCTTTACTTTGAGCTTCATTATCGTGGCTTATACACAAACCACTGTTTTGCAGGCCTTTCTGTCATCAGCTACCATCTTCTTTGTGATGGCCCTGATTGGGGTTACAACTAAAAGAGATTTATCCGGCATGGCTAAGGCTCTGCTGGCCGGCTTGATTGGTATTATTGCTGCCAGCTTAATTAATCTCTTTATCGGAAGCGGCATGATGAGCTATATCATCAGTATTGTGTCTGTTTTAATTTTCTCAGGTCTGATTGCTTATGATAACCAAAGAATTAAACATGTCTATCAAGCGACAGGAGGGAATGTCGGTGATGGCTGGGCTGTATCAATGGCCCTCAGTCTCTACCTTGACTTCATTAACCTTTTCTTGAACCTGCTGCGTCTGTTTGGCAATCGCCGGTAA
- a CDS encoding DUF6574 domain-containing protein: MKKEDWVDYFAAINGRMPSDEEIAQALMAGEFVENDEETGIEKTAQNPGVKPSDDAVPQLASTVAGKGSSLFKDFWGWLVSAWQSPTSEVPTNKYNGYVAFGLLTLFYTIAVFVMIRRAVGIGTFYVNNFSRFFGEESSFANPVGPSAFFMILIAAALYIFSVIFSGFVARRLVYKETDFTFSKSFEWYGRLFSINIILSAVSAFFALIGLSLLSFFVLSVSVTIFGLATTFALAQSKNVSGMDMFYKYLIAILVNAVIMFLFSIVEFSILARYIREIGSSFFY; the protein is encoded by the coding sequence ATGAAAAAAGAAGATTGGGTAGATTATTTTGCGGCTATCAACGGCCGTATGCCATCAGATGAAGAAATAGCACAGGCGCTCATGGCTGGAGAATTTGTTGAAAATGATGAAGAAACCGGTATAGAGAAAACTGCTCAAAATCCAGGGGTGAAGCCATCAGATGACGCAGTCCCTCAGTTGGCTTCAACAGTAGCTGGTAAAGGAAGCAGTTTATTCAAAGATTTCTGGGGCTGGCTGGTTTCTGCTTGGCAGTCCCCCACATCAGAGGTTCCGACTAATAAGTACAACGGTTATGTAGCTTTTGGACTGCTGACTCTTTTTTACACTATTGCTGTTTTTGTCATGATTCGGCGTGCGGTTGGAATCGGTACTTTTTATGTTAATAATTTTAGCCGTTTTTTTGGTGAAGAAAGCAGCTTCGCAAATCCGGTTGGACCGTCAGCCTTCTTTATGATTTTGATTGCAGCAGCGCTTTACATTTTTTCAGTTATTTTCTCAGGTTTTGTTGCTAGACGATTGGTATATAAGGAAACCGACTTTACTTTTTCAAAGAGCTTTGAATGGTACGGTCGGCTCTTTTCGATTAATATTATATTGTCAGCTGTCTCAGCCTTTTTTGCCCTTATAGGACTCTCATTGCTTTCATTTTTTGTATTATCTGTCAGTGTTACGATTTTTGGGCTTGCAACGACATTTGCGCTGGCTCAATCAAAAAATGTTTCTGGCATGGATATGTTCTATAAATACCTCATTGCTATCCTTGTAAACGCAGTTATCATGTTTTTATTCTCTATAGTAGAATTTAGTATTTTAGCTAGATATATCAGAGAAATAGGAAGCAGCTTCTTTTATTAA
- a CDS encoding zinc ribbon domain-containing protein encodes MASQEKWVRLFEQVIGRQPSPEEFMKGKETGFAPIHIKEIAGLQVPEKSADESIAAGAPKQGKTDIQEWTAAFETKAGRKPTKEEFMYGKSQKFALFSVDELANVINSTPAPQKKPMSKRKKLLLGTAFFIILSLISAYAYGLHYYSRPEVAKRYLEAVNKDFDEALPYEVWSDTEKAIKKSELAYTDKKSVQIENDESALLNGSAMRKIGQKYLIFPNWKVVVTPITAKVTSNTKGMTLSVNKKKFATTDSSRFSKTLTRLYPGTYQFEASINLDGQEVKVSSEENLSSDKTVALDVTYLNFTVKSNLSDGDLYIGSKKVGTLSDGKLEVSNTAVTNSSKVYVKKTFGDDSNVKSDTISVEDIYDGDTITLDADGILTKATAKSVLEKAYYKLSNYASNHTAPDKLESVFKGGSKNSMYSDVVNMIETNTTNAKNRSAKSITFSDIDVTKVTQTGEKTYTVDFTVIYDFYYAYDSEHKSSGSIIQKMSWSANVEYDGSADSRSDSYYYNDYTDDYVIAGKNGDSSVLSEKNTVN; translated from the coding sequence ATGGCAAGTCAAGAAAAGTGGGTCCGCTTATTTGAACAGGTAATTGGGCGGCAGCCAAGCCCTGAAGAATTTATGAAGGGGAAAGAGACAGGATTCGCTCCGATTCATATTAAAGAAATTGCGGGTCTTCAAGTCCCTGAAAAATCTGCCGATGAAAGTATTGCTGCAGGAGCTCCAAAGCAAGGCAAAACTGATATTCAGGAGTGGACAGCAGCATTTGAAACAAAGGCTGGCCGCAAGCCGACAAAAGAGGAATTTATGTATGGAAAGAGCCAGAAATTTGCGCTTTTTTCTGTCGATGAACTGGCCAATGTCATAAACAGCACCCCTGCTCCTCAGAAGAAGCCGATGTCCAAGCGTAAGAAACTTCTTCTTGGGACAGCCTTTTTTATCATACTGTCATTGATCTCTGCTTATGCTTATGGCTTGCATTACTACTCTCGTCCCGAAGTGGCTAAGCGGTATTTAGAAGCTGTTAATAAAGATTTTGATGAGGCTTTGCCATATGAGGTTTGGTCAGATACAGAAAAGGCGATTAAAAAATCCGAGCTGGCCTACACGGATAAAAAATCTGTTCAAATTGAAAACGATGAATCAGCTTTATTAAATGGTAGTGCTATGCGTAAAATTGGGCAAAAATATCTTATTTTTCCTAACTGGAAGGTCGTTGTTACTCCAATAACAGCTAAAGTAACTTCTAATACTAAAGGAATGACCTTGTCTGTTAATAAGAAGAAGTTTGCCACAACCGACAGCAGCCGTTTTTCAAAAACCTTAACCCGCCTTTATCCGGGGACTTATCAGTTCGAAGCTTCCATTAATTTGGATGGCCAAGAAGTAAAAGTGTCATCAGAAGAAAATTTATCCAGTGATAAAACGGTTGCTTTAGATGTTACCTATCTCAATTTTACTGTAAAAAGCAATTTATCCGATGGGGATTTATATATTGGCAGTAAGAAAGTCGGCACCTTGTCAGATGGGAAGCTTGAAGTTTCAAATACTGCTGTTACCAACTCGTCTAAAGTTTATGTCAAAAAGACATTCGGTGATGATTCAAATGTGAAATCTGATACAATTTCTGTTGAAGACATCTATGATGGTGATACTATTACCCTAGATGCTGATGGGATACTGACAAAAGCTACAGCTAAAAGTGTCCTTGAAAAAGCCTATTATAAACTGTCAAACTATGCCAGTAATCATACTGCACCTGATAAGCTGGAGAGTGTCTTTAAAGGGGGCAGTAAAAATTCCATGTACAGCGATGTTGTCAATATGATTGAAACAAATACGACAAACGCTAAAAACCGCAGTGCGAAATCAATTACTTTTTCAGATATAGATGTCACAAAAGTGACTCAGACAGGGGAGAAAACTTATACTGTAGATTTTACAGTTATCTACGATTTTTATTATGCCTACGATTCTGAACATAAAAGTTCAGGCAGCATCATTCAAAAGATGTCCTGGTCAGCAAACGTAGAGTATGATGGCAGTGCAGACAGCAGGAGCGATAGCTATTATTACAATGATTATACCGATGATTACGTCATAGCTGGAAAGAATGGGGACTCCTCTGTTTTATCTGAAAAAAACACAGTGAATTGA
- a CDS encoding diaminopimelate decarboxylase: MKIPFISQEELSKIAAEFPTPFHLYDEKGIREKARALNQAFSWNKGFKEYFAVKATPNPTILKILQEENCGVDCATEVELLMSHKLGFTDIMFSSNNTPAEEYRYARQIGAIINLDAYEDIAFLKENAGLPETISLRYNPGGIFALGTDIMDHPEESKFGMTKTQLMQGFKELKAAGVKEFGLHALLASNTVTNDYYPTLAGELFELAVEVKEETGIELSFINLSGGIGVNYLPDQEANDIALIGQKVHQVFDAVLQPAGLGQIKIFTELGRFMLAPHGLLVTRVHHRKKTYRDYVGVDASAVNLLRPAMYGSYHHITNMTNPQGEPEIVDVVGSLCENNDKFAAGRELPHVRVGDLLVIHDTGAHGFSMGYQYNGRLRSAEILYQTNGQAKMIRRAEKPEDYFATLYGFNFEK; the protein is encoded by the coding sequence ATGAAAATCCCTTTTATCAGTCAAGAAGAGTTAAGTAAGATTGCTGCCGAATTTCCAACCCCCTTTCATCTTTATGATGAAAAGGGAATCCGTGAAAAAGCGCGTGCTTTGAATCAGGCTTTTTCCTGGAATAAAGGCTTTAAAGAGTATTTTGCAGTTAAAGCAACTCCTAATCCAACAATTTTGAAGATTTTGCAGGAAGAAAACTGCGGTGTAGACTGCGCAACAGAAGTTGAACTGCTGATGAGCCATAAGCTGGGATTTACTGATATCATGTTTTCTTCCAATAATACACCGGCAGAAGAATACCGCTATGCGCGTCAGATTGGGGCTATTATCAATTTGGATGCTTATGAGGATATCGCTTTTCTTAAGGAAAATGCAGGGCTCCCTGAAACAATCTCTCTGCGCTACAATCCGGGAGGTATCTTTGCTTTGGGAACTGACATTATGGACCATCCGGAGGAATCGAAGTTTGGTATGACTAAGACGCAGCTAATGCAGGGGTTTAAAGAATTAAAAGCTGCAGGGGTCAAGGAATTCGGACTGCATGCGCTTTTAGCTTCCAACACAGTCACTAATGACTACTATCCGACTTTAGCAGGGGAACTGTTTGAATTAGCAGTAGAAGTGAAAGAAGAAACAGGTATTGAGCTCAGTTTTATCAATCTTTCAGGCGGGATAGGCGTCAATTATTTACCCGATCAGGAGGCCAATGACATTGCTCTGATTGGTCAAAAAGTGCACCAGGTCTTTGATGCGGTCTTACAACCGGCTGGTTTGGGTCAGATTAAAATTTTCACAGAGCTTGGACGGTTTATGCTGGCACCGCACGGTCTCTTAGTAACCAGGGTGCATCACCGTAAAAAAACCTACCGTGACTATGTAGGAGTAGATGCTTCGGCTGTCAATCTGCTGCGTCCGGCTATGTACGGTTCTTATCATCATATTACCAATATGACCAATCCTCAAGGAGAACCGGAAATTGTTGATGTCGTTGGGTCGCTTTGCGAGAACAATGATAAATTTGCCGCAGGACGTGAACTCCCTCATGTTCGTGTAGGGGACTTGCTGGTTATCCATGATACCGGTGCCCATGGTTTTTCAATGGGCTACCAGTATAACGGCCGGCTGCGGTCAGCTGAAATTCTTTATCAGACGAACGGTCAGGCCAAGATGATCCGCCGGGCTGAAAAACCAGAAGATTACTTTGCCACACTTTACGGCTTTAATTTCGAAAAATAG
- a CDS encoding YneF family protein, producing the protein MTTFVWILLIIIALGAGLVGGVFIARKQIEKEIGEHPRLTPDAIREMMSQMGQKPNEAKIQQTYRNIIKQSKAAQAKGKK; encoded by the coding sequence ATGACGACTTTTGTTTGGATTTTATTGATTATTATTGCTCTGGGAGCCGGCTTGGTTGGCGGCGTTTTTATTGCACGGAAACAAATCGAGAAAGAAATCGGCGAACATCCTCGTCTGACTCCGGATGCTATTCGTGAAATGATGAGCCAGATGGGACAAAAACCAAATGAAGCCAAGATTCAGCAAACCTACCGCAATATTATTAAGCAGTCAAAGGCTGCTCAGGCAAAAGGTAAAAAATAA
- the racE gene encoding glutamate racemase: MDNRPIGFLDSGVGGLTVVRELMRQLPHEEIVYIGDSARTPYGPRPAEQIRQYTWELVRFLLTKNVKMIVFACNTATAVAWEEVKEKLDIPVLGVILPGSSAAIKSTVKGKIGVIGTAMTVQSDIYKQKIHLLAPQMEVTSLACPKFVSIVESNEISSSVAKKIVYDSLAPLVGRVDTLVLGCTHYPLLRPLIQNAMGEKVKLIDSGAECVRDISVLLNYFQINRRRELTDQKGSHRFYTTAGITGFKTIADNWLDQKISVEHVTL; encoded by the coding sequence ATGGATAATAGACCGATTGGGTTTTTGGATTCTGGTGTTGGGGGGCTGACTGTTGTTCGTGAGCTGATGCGGCAGCTTCCTCATGAAGAGATTGTTTATATCGGTGATTCGGCCCGTACGCCTTACGGTCCGCGCCCAGCTGAGCAGATACGTCAGTACACATGGGAATTGGTTCGGTTTCTTTTGACCAAAAATGTTAAAATGATTGTTTTTGCCTGCAATACGGCTACGGCGGTGGCTTGGGAAGAAGTGAAAGAGAAACTGGACATTCCGGTCTTAGGTGTTATATTACCGGGATCCAGTGCTGCAATTAAATCAACTGTCAAAGGAAAAATCGGGGTTATTGGGACAGCAATGACCGTTCAGTCAGATATTTATAAGCAGAAAATTCATTTACTGGCACCGCAAATGGAAGTTACAAGCCTTGCCTGCCCTAAATTTGTTTCTATAGTCGAATCCAATGAAATTTCTTCCAGTGTAGCTAAGAAGATCGTCTATGACAGTTTGGCACCTCTGGTTGGCAGAGTTGATACTTTGGTTTTAGGCTGTACCCACTATCCGCTTTTACGCCCTCTGATTCAGAATGCCATGGGGGAAAAGGTCAAGCTGATTGACAGCGGAGCAGAATGTGTCCGTGATATCTCGGTTCTTTTGAACTATTTTCAAATTAACCGCCGCCGCGAGCTGACCGATCAAAAAGGGTCCCATCGTTTTTATACAACGGCCGGCATCACCGGTTTTAAGACAATTGCTGATAACTGGCTGGACCAAAAAATAAGCGTGGAGCATGTCACATTATGA
- a CDS encoding nucleoside-triphosphate diphosphatase yields MSEKIYEYKDDNDWFVGRWTGTFSFDGFVSLDNDILELQGSLSRLISSGQSNPASSAGNILLLRFSSVLRLLAFVADMINQELGRHLEVRQHQGAVLMIEQERLLLIHLPQSGLPLSALSEGGLPASFGDTILIATRNDGKTKEFSGIFAKLGLKVENLNDYPDLPDVAETGTSFAENALLKAETIAKLTGKMVLADDSGLKVDVLGGLPGVWSARFSGPDADDASNNAKLLHELAMVFDIKDRSAQFHTTLAVAAPGKESLVVEADWPGYIALQPKGENGFGYDPLFLVGETGRTAAELTPAEKNQLSHRALAVKKLMEVFPEWQAKHSL; encoded by the coding sequence ATGAGTGAGAAAATTTATGAATATAAAGATGATAATGACTGGTTTGTAGGCCGCTGGACAGGAACGTTCTCTTTTGACGGTTTTGTCTCTTTAGATAATGATATTCTGGAGCTGCAGGGCAGTTTAAGCAGACTTATTTCCTCCGGTCAGTCAAACCCTGCCTCTAGCGCTGGCAATATTTTGCTGCTGCGCTTCAGCTCTGTTTTGCGTTTGCTGGCTTTTGTCGCGGACATGATTAATCAAGAGCTGGGCCGTCATTTAGAGGTTCGGCAGCATCAGGGGGCGGTTCTGATGATTGAGCAGGAACGGCTGCTTCTGATCCATCTGCCCCAGTCCGGTCTGCCTCTCTCTGCTCTTTCAGAGGGCGGACTTCCGGCTTCCTTTGGGGATACCATCCTTATTGCGACACGAAATGACGGTAAAACTAAGGAATTTTCGGGAATTTTTGCTAAACTAGGACTTAAGGTGGAAAATTTAAACGATTATCCTGATTTGCCTGATGTTGCTGAAACGGGGACAAGTTTTGCAGAAAATGCCCTTTTAAAGGCAGAAACAATCGCTAAACTGACTGGGAAAATGGTTTTAGCAGATGATTCTGGCTTAAAAGTAGATGTGCTGGGAGGTCTGCCTGGTGTTTGGTCTGCCCGTTTTTCCGGACCTGATGCTGATGATGCTTCCAACAATGCCAAATTGCTGCATGAGCTGGCGATGGTTTTTGACATCAAAGACCGTTCTGCTCAGTTTCACACCACTTTAGCTGTAGCAGCACCGGGGAAAGAGAGTTTGGTAGTAGAAGCGGACTGGCCGGGCTATATTGCTTTGCAGCCTAAAGGAGAAAACGGCTTTGGCTATGATCCTTTATTTTTAGTTGGTGAGACAGGCCGAACAGCTGCGGAATTGACGCCTGCTGAAAAAAATCAGCTGTCTCATAGGGCCTTGGCTGTTAAAAAGCTAATGGAGGTATTTCCAGAATGGCAAGCAAAACATTCATTGTAA
- a CDS encoding metallophosphoesterase: protein MASKTFIVMSDSHGDREIVKDIKERYLGKVTAIFHNGDSELPSSDTVWDDIYVVAGNCDYDSGYPNSLLIPFPGVTVAQTHGHLYHINFTWDNLIRFAQEGEADICLYGHLHRPAAWQEQGVLFLNPGSVSQPRGEINERLYAKLDIDDDKVSVSYYTREHQLYPALSKEFIR from the coding sequence ATGGCAAGCAAAACATTCATTGTAATGAGCGATTCTCATGGTGACCGTGAGATTGTTAAAGATATTAAGGAACGCTATTTGGGGAAAGTCACTGCGATTTTTCACAATGGGGATTCTGAACTGCCAAGTTCAGATACGGTTTGGGATGACATTTATGTTGTCGCTGGCAACTGCGATTACGACAGCGGCTATCCCAACAGCCTGCTTATCCCTTTCCCCGGTGTGACGGTTGCCCAAACACACGGCCATCTCTACCATATTAACTTCACTTGGGATAATCTCATCCGCTTCGCACAGGAAGGAGAGGCCGATATTTGTTTATACGGCCACCTGCACCGTCCTGCTGCCTGGCAGGAGCAAGGTGTCCTATTTCTTAATCCCGGCAGTGTTTCACAGCCGAGAGGAGAAATTAATGAGCGGCTCTATGCTAAGCTGGATATTGATGATGACAAAGTAAGCGTAAGCTATTATACACGTGAGCACCAGCTCTACCCCGCACTGTCAAAGGAATTTATACGATGA
- the cbpB gene encoding cyclic-di-AMP-binding protein CbpB, translating to MIAKEFEDFLLGQLDSYLIPADELAIFVDTHNADHVMLLLVNNGYSRVPVITKDKNYVGTISIADIMAYQTKEKLTAAELAQTDIAPMVNTQIDTIKDHSDLTEIMHKLIDNPFLPVITDSGIFAGIITRKSILKAVNSLLHNFTDFYTITAHE from the coding sequence ATGATTGCTAAGGAATTTGAAGACTTTTTACTCGGCCAGCTGGACAGTTATTTAATTCCGGCAGATGAATTAGCCATCTTTGTTGATACGCATAATGCTGACCATGTGATGCTTCTGCTGGTTAATAACGGCTATTCCCGTGTCCCTGTCATTACCAAGGATAAAAATTATGTCGGTACGATTAGTATTGCGGATATTATGGCCTATCAGACTAAAGAGAAGCTGACAGCAGCGGAGCTGGCACAGACAGATATCGCTCCCATGGTTAATACTCAGATTGATACGATAAAAGATCATTCTGATTTAACTGAAATTATGCATAAATTGATCGACAACCCATTTTTGCCTGTTATTACGGATTCAGGGATTTTTGCTGGTATTATTACACGCAAATCTATTTTAAAAGCTGTTAACAGCCTTTTGCATAATTTCACGGATTTTTACACGATAACAGCCCATGAATGA
- the xerD gene encoding site-specific tyrosine recombinase XerD, translated as MNDLIAAFIDSKALSLNSQKSYYYDLQQFSQTVGSRINKERLALYEQSLAPLAISAKKRKISAVNQFLYFLYLKQELDSFYRLQVKDRLPVKTAVHPLIDSAVFYQKSVNGCGQLIALLIIETGLLPSEIQMIKVTDVDLTFKVLRLTKAGFSRVIELPDRLLPYMSPFLSDDKTFLFEHRGSFYSRQWFFKQLKAYLAEIDQSDLTAQSLREQFILSQKTSGKTLAQVSRSLGLKSPLTLEKYYKD; from the coding sequence ATGAATGATTTAATTGCAGCTTTTATAGACAGCAAAGCTCTTTCTTTAAACTCGCAAAAATCTTATTATTATGACCTGCAGCAGTTCAGTCAGACAGTAGGCAGCCGTATAAACAAGGAACGTCTCGCCTTGTATGAGCAGTCTTTGGCGCCTTTAGCCATCTCGGCTAAAAAACGAAAGATTTCTGCAGTGAATCAGTTTTTGTATTTTCTCTACCTTAAGCAGGAGCTTGATAGCTTTTACCGGCTGCAGGTAAAGGACCGCCTGCCGGTAAAAACTGCAGTGCATCCCTTAATCGATTCTGCTGTTTTTTATCAAAAAAGCGTTAATGGCTGCGGCCAGCTGATCGCCTTATTAATCATCGAAACTGGTTTGCTGCCGAGTGAGATTCAAATGATCAAAGTCACAGATGTGGACTTGACTTTTAAGGTGCTGCGTCTGACTAAGGCCGGTTTTAGCCGTGTGATTGAGCTGCCTGATCGTCTCCTGCCCTACATGAGTCCCTTTCTTTCTGATGATAAAACCTTTCTTTTTGAACACCGCGGCTCGTTTTACTCGCGACAATGGTTTTTTAAGCAGCTGAAAGCTTACTTGGCTGAAATTGACCAATCCGACTTAACGGCACAAAGCTTGCGGGAACAGTTCATTCTTTCACAGAAAACCAGCGGGAAAACACTGGCTCAAGTTAGCCGCAGTTTAGGTCTTAAAAGCCCGCTGACTTTGGAAAAATACTATAAAGACTAA
- a CDS encoding segregation/condensation protein A: MDIKLKDFEGPLDLLLHLVSKYEVDIYDVPIVEVIEQYLAYIATLQAMRLEVAGDYMVMASQLMLIKSRKLLPKVAETAVEEDDPELELLSQIEEYRRFKVLSDELAAQHDKRAVYYSKPKEELIVEDAILKQDKSVMDLFLAFSKVISAKQEEVKNSHTVIEKDDYRIEDMMALLNSRLESESSVVLTGVFAGCQNLQEAITLFLAALELIKRQQVSVEQEDNFGRIILRKGA; the protein is encoded by the coding sequence ATGGACATAAAATTAAAAGATTTCGAAGGCCCCTTGGATTTACTGCTGCATTTGGTCTCTAAATATGAGGTGGATATTTATGATGTGCCGATTGTTGAAGTGATTGAGCAGTACTTGGCCTATATTGCTACTCTGCAGGCTATGAGGCTGGAAGTAGCCGGAGATTATATGGTGATGGCCAGCCAGCTGATGTTGATTAAGAGCCGTAAGCTTCTGCCAAAAGTTGCTGAAACAGCTGTTGAAGAAGATGATCCGGAGTTAGAGCTTCTCAGTCAGATTGAGGAGTATCGGCGTTTCAAAGTTTTGAGCGACGAGCTGGCTGCTCAGCATGACAAACGCGCTGTTTACTATTCCAAGCCCAAAGAAGAACTGATTGTTGAAGACGCCATCTTAAAACAAGATAAATCTGTCATGGATCTGTTTCTGGCTTTTTCAAAAGTGATTTCTGCCAAACAGGAAGAGGTTAAAAACAGTCATACGGTCATTGAAAAAGATGACTATCGGATCGAAGACATGATGGCCCTGCTAAACAGCCGTTTGGAGAGTGAATCTTCTGTCGTCTTAACCGGCGTTTTTGCAGGCTGTCAAAATCTGCAGGAAGCCATCACACTGTTTCTGGCCGCATTGGAATTAATCAAACGTCAGCAGGTCAGTGTTGAACAGGAAGATAATTTTGGCCGGATTATTTTACGAAAAGGAGCCTGA